A window of the Candidatus Binatia bacterium genome harbors these coding sequences:
- a CDS encoding transglycosylase SLT domain-containing protein, producing MATVIEEALIAIKPDFSRFKEELTAGLKEATAGTKVKVTVEADTAAVVAKVRAAADEAGKTTAKVKADVDTAPAKAKLKALSSEKVTVKAKVEAEGDFISPVQQRMLRQQVTDLLAAQRAAQKQMGSAEAEAYREKARREAAATAASVAATKKRADAEVAAYAEDYRRAQAQRAKMGRLEEQAYNEDRQRTAKKVADAQKLQQDIEKAERAAHAENDRRNKKAADDADAAAEKARKQREVLGKAEAQAYRENAKREQNERTQGFRKFAEYLNVLPGIGGVGPHAARTIAIGITAGAPLIGAAISSAVALGFGVGGIATGIVIAAKDYRVKAAATSLAADMGQTLQGAARPFADELALVIPQIGIDFAALKPKIADVLTPLGKTLPKIEQGLAGFAQAALPGMATAARNAAQYIDAIAKKGPAIGKAFGTLVADLTDPKGVGFLKGLLDFIDAAVVDIGKLVKAFTDLYAVLHPVLSVVGDVVDGVTSLVGGLSQMGNPGFAAGILTIAAAYTVFGARVRAAAIGVKTMWAEATAAAKGYNATTSASSVGFGMYTGPAGPQAQPGFFGRMGALANSRLGTGVILGASLAATAGGSALANAGHPILGGALSGAGVGAGVGMFGSPVAAAGGAAVGAAVGSVTGAMSAQKQTSDTLASSLKQLADSYKSTGQISQEFVSQLAAGDSALRDLALHSHKYGVELPSVVQAIASGSPEAIQAQIDAIRTKQGAADKTPTGLAALSPILAVKKYFNEKDFDAAADALTDDKAAAEAVKAAMDALTPALDQNAVSWKKVTDAITANNTVFSNFQSQLGDEFSPEVKTVNTVADAYASYLSAQRSADDARYSAAQTAQSTAQANENALHGVTEAEHGLAEAHYATEQAQKSLTQARKDAIQNLKDLQRQVRDIGDNEEELKIRLVEAQLAEVQTRGLPAEALARRQAVVSLDEARNALADFQADAPALRDKLALAQKQGVEGTPDVVDAKHSLAESRRNELEQQRNLKLAHENYANTLESSRHQNELARRAVDDANTAFDKQGKALGDLLGHLNLTKDAAKALYENSKLLDHQFNLQITDNGSAKISLDHIYQQYQGLAQLAKLYGIDVVQWTPPSTGETVPFGPVPQHKGPVQFKAAGGLVGGWSPHDAADNIPAMLNAEEFVVNAKSTRKHRMALEAINADRFYSGGGFVLPLNKPIDTWWEPIQQNINALMGSAGVLSSAAGGSSVAAVQNWLKGTVDPLPYVMGANGPTAYDCSSLVGEVWARLTGNADYKRYFVTGNERAFLTAHGFKPGTGTFTVGFNAGHTMGNLGGLNFEAANSRDGILIGPHTSNVLSFPNVMYLPQLGDKFVSVPGGGTAAPKAANVTVGGLWGGIIKQILTSAARVNSGIAGGGDPGKAAGTGVNRWRATVEQALRDNGFPASNDYVNAVLRQIVTESSGNELAIQKVHDVNWPNNLARGLMQTTPPTFLQYAFPGHGNIYNGYDNLLAALNYVKHRYHGDVLGVLGHGHGYDAGGWLKDFGYNATGSPEAVLTPTESRAYVKHAEAVSSNGGEMRLDDWTINRLAQALSTRPAHLNLDGRRVADAVIPHLTRRF from the coding sequence ATGGCGACTGTCATCGAAGAAGCACTCATCGCCATCAAGCCGGACTTCTCCAGGTTCAAGGAGGAGCTGACCGCCGGACTCAAGGAAGCCACCGCCGGCACCAAGGTCAAGGTCACCGTCGAGGCGGACACCGCAGCCGTGGTCGCCAAGGTCAGGGCCGCGGCGGACGAGGCCGGCAAGACCACCGCCAAGGTCAAGGCCGATGTGGACACCGCGCCGGCCAAGGCCAAGCTCAAGGCGCTGTCCTCCGAGAAGGTCACCGTCAAGGCTAAGGTCGAGGCCGAAGGCGATTTCATATCGCCGGTGCAGCAACGCATGTTGCGGCAACAGGTCACCGATCTGCTCGCAGCGCAGCGGGCCGCCCAGAAGCAGATGGGGTCGGCCGAGGCTGAGGCATACCGGGAAAAGGCGCGCCGGGAGGCCGCCGCGACGGCGGCGTCGGTCGCGGCGACCAAGAAGCGTGCCGACGCCGAGGTGGCCGCGTACGCCGAGGACTACCGCCGCGCGCAGGCGCAGCGCGCCAAGATGGGCCGCCTAGAAGAGCAGGCGTACAACGAAGATCGGCAGCGCACGGCTAAGAAGGTCGCCGACGCCCAGAAGCTGCAACAGGACATCGAAAAGGCCGAGCGCGCCGCGCACGCCGAGAACGACCGTCGCAACAAGAAGGCCGCCGACGACGCGGATGCCGCCGCAGAGAAGGCCCGCAAGCAGCGCGAGGTCCTCGGCAAGGCCGAGGCGCAGGCGTACCGGGAAAACGCTAAGCGCGAGCAGAACGAGCGCACCCAGGGCTTCCGGAAGTTCGCCGAGTACCTGAACGTGCTGCCCGGCATCGGCGGCGTCGGCCCGCACGCGGCCCGCACCATCGCCATCGGCATCACCGCCGGGGCGCCGCTCATTGGCGCCGCGATCAGTTCTGCGGTCGCGCTCGGCTTCGGCGTCGGTGGCATCGCCACCGGCATCGTCATCGCGGCCAAGGACTACCGGGTCAAGGCTGCCGCGACCAGCCTCGCCGCCGACATGGGCCAGACCCTGCAAGGCGCGGCCCGGCCGTTTGCCGACGAGCTGGCGCTGGTCATCCCGCAGATCGGCATCGACTTCGCGGCGCTCAAGCCGAAGATCGCCGACGTACTCACGCCGCTCGGCAAGACACTTCCCAAGATCGAGCAGGGGCTGGCCGGGTTCGCCCAGGCGGCCCTGCCCGGCATGGCCACCGCGGCGCGCAACGCGGCACAGTACATCGACGCCATCGCCAAGAAGGGGCCGGCGATCGGCAAGGCGTTCGGCACGCTGGTCGCCGACCTGACCGACCCGAAGGGTGTCGGGTTCCTCAAGGGACTCCTCGACTTCATCGACGCCGCGGTGGTCGACATCGGCAAGTTGGTCAAGGCGTTCACCGACCTGTACGCGGTGCTTCACCCGGTGCTGTCGGTCGTCGGCGATGTTGTGGACGGCGTCACCTCCCTGGTGGGTGGGCTGTCACAGATGGGCAATCCCGGCTTCGCGGCCGGCATCCTCACCATCGCCGCCGCGTACACCGTGTTCGGGGCGCGGGTTCGGGCGGCGGCTATTGGCGTCAAGACCATGTGGGCCGAGGCCACCGCCGCCGCGAAAGGCTACAACGCCACTACCTCCGCCAGCAGTGTCGGCTTCGGCATGTACACCGGGCCGGCTGGCCCGCAAGCTCAGCCTGGTTTCTTCGGCCGCATGGGCGCGCTGGCGAATAGTCGACTGGGTACCGGCGTCATTCTCGGCGCTTCGCTGGCGGCCACCGCTGGTGGTAGCGCGCTGGCCAATGCGGGTCACCCGATCCTCGGCGGCGCGCTGTCCGGCGCCGGTGTCGGTGCCGGTGTCGGCATGTTTGGCAGCCCGGTTGCAGCGGCTGGTGGCGCCGCGGTTGGCGCGGCCGTCGGCAGCGTCACCGGTGCCATGTCCGCACAGAAGCAGACCTCGGACACCCTCGCGTCGTCGCTCAAGCAACTTGCCGACAGCTACAAGTCCACCGGCCAGATCTCGCAGGAGTTTGTGAGCCAGTTGGCGGCCGGCGACTCGGCGCTGCGTGACCTGGCCCTGCACTCCCATAAGTACGGGGTGGAACTGCCCAGCGTCGTGCAGGCCATCGCCAGCGGCAGCCCCGAGGCGATCCAGGCGCAGATCGACGCGATCCGCACGAAGCAGGGTGCAGCCGACAAGACTCCCACCGGACTGGCGGCCCTGTCGCCGATTCTCGCCGTCAAGAAGTACTTCAACGAAAAGGACTTCGACGCCGCCGCCGACGCGCTGACCGACGACAAGGCCGCCGCCGAGGCTGTCAAGGCCGCGATGGACGCGTTGACCCCGGCGCTTGACCAGAACGCGGTGTCGTGGAAGAAGGTCACCGACGCGATCACCGCCAACAACACGGTCTTCTCCAACTTCCAGAGCCAGCTCGGCGACGAGTTCAGCCCCGAGGTCAAGACCGTCAACACGGTCGCCGACGCGTACGCCAGTTACCTCAGCGCGCAGCGCAGCGCGGACGACGCCCGGTACAGCGCGGCGCAGACCGCGCAGTCCACCGCACAGGCCAACGAGAACGCGCTGCACGGTGTCACCGAGGCCGAGCACGGTCTGGCCGAGGCGCACTACGCCACCGAGCAGGCGCAGAAGTCGCTGACCCAGGCCCGCAAAGACGCGATCCAGAACCTCAAGGATTTGCAGCGGCAGGTTCGCGACATCGGCGACAACGAGGAAGAGCTGAAGATCCGGCTCGTCGAGGCGCAACTGGCCGAGGTACAGACCCGCGGCCTGCCCGCCGAGGCGCTGGCCCGTCGCCAGGCGGTGGTCAGCCTCGACGAGGCCCGCAACGCGCTCGCCGACTTTCAGGCCGACGCGCCGGCCCTGCGCGACAAGCTCGCACTCGCGCAGAAGCAGGGCGTCGAGGGCACGCCCGACGTGGTCGACGCTAAGCACAGCCTTGCCGAGTCGCGCCGCAACGAACTGGAACAGCAGCGCAACCTCAAGCTGGCCCACGAAAACTACGCCAACACGCTGGAAAGCAGCCGGCACCAGAACGAGCTGGCCCGGCGGGCGGTTGACGACGCGAACACCGCGTTTGACAAGCAGGGGAAGGCCCTCGGTGATCTTCTGGGTCACCTGAACCTGACCAAGGATGCGGCCAAGGCTCTCTACGAAAACTCGAAGCTGCTCGACCACCAATTTAACTTGCAGATCACCGACAACGGCTCTGCGAAGATCAGCCTCGATCACATCTACCAGCAGTACCAAGGGCTGGCGCAGCTCGCGAAGCTGTACGGCATCGACGTTGTGCAGTGGACGCCACCGTCGACTGGTGAGACAGTGCCGTTCGGCCCAGTGCCGCAGCACAAGGGTCCCGTCCAGTTCAAGGCGGCCGGCGGCCTGGTCGGCGGCTGGTCGCCGCACGACGCGGCCGACAACATCCCGGCGATGCTCAACGCCGAAGAGTTCGTGGTCAACGCGAAGTCCACCCGCAAGCACCGCATGGCACTGGAGGCCATCAACGCCGACCGGTTCTACTCGGGCGGCGGGTTCGTGCTGCCGCTGAACAAGCCGATCGACACCTGGTGGGAGCCGATCCAGCAGAACATCAACGCCCTGATGGGCTCGGCCGGCGTGTTGTCCTCGGCGGCCGGCGGCTCGTCCGTCGCGGCGGTGCAGAACTGGCTCAAGGGCACCGTCGACCCGCTGCCCTACGTGATGGGCGCCAACGGGCCGACCGCCTACGACTGCTCGTCGCTGGTCGGCGAGGTGTGGGCGCGGCTGACCGGCAACGCCGACTACAAGCGGTACTTCGTCACCGGCAACGAGCGGGCGTTCCTGACCGCGCACGGGTTCAAGCCGGGCACCGGCACGTTCACCGTCGGGTTCAACGCCGGGCACACGATGGGTAACCTCGGCGGGCTGAACTTCGAGGCGGCCAACTCCCGCGACGGCATCCTCATCGGCCCGCACACGTCGAACGTGCTCAGCTTCCCCAACGTCATGTACCTGCCGCAGCTCGGCGACAAGTTCGTCAGCGTCCCCGGCGGCGGCACGGCGGCACCCAAGGCGGCCAACGTCACCGTCGGCGGGCTGTGGGGCGGGATCATCAAGCAGATCCTGACCAGCGCGGCCCGGGTCAACTCGGGCATCGCCGGGGGTGGCGACCCCGGCAAGGCGGCCGGCACCGGCGTGAACCGGTGGCGGGCCACCGTCGAGCAGGCGCTGCGGGACAACGGATTCCCGGCCAGCAACGACTACGTCAACGCGGTGCTGCGCCAGATCGTCACCGAGTCCAGCGGCAACGAGCTGGCGATCCAGAAGGTGCACGACGTCAACTGGCCCAACAACCTGGCCCGTGGCCTGATGCAGACCACGCCGCCGACGTTCTTGCAGTACGCCTTCCCCGGCCACGGCAACATCTACAACGGCTACGACAACCTGCTCGCCGCGCTCAACTACGTCAAGCACCGCTACCACGGTGACGTGCTCGGGGTACTCGGCCACGGGCACGGCTACGACGCGGGCGGCTGGCTCAAAGACTTCGGGTACAACGCGACCGGCTCGCCCGAGGCGGTGCTGACCCCGACCGAGTCCCGCGCCTACGTCAAGCACGCCGAGGCGGTCAGCAGCAACGGCGGCGAGATGCGCCTCGACGACTGGACGATCAACCGGCTCGCGCAGGCGCTGTCCACCCGCCCGGCCCACCTCAACCTGGATGGCCGCAGGGTCGCCGACGCGGTCATCCCGCACCTGACCCGGAGGTTCTGA